One genomic window of Struthio camelus isolate bStrCam1 chromosome 1, bStrCam1.hap1, whole genome shotgun sequence includes the following:
- the LOC104145826 gene encoding transmembrane protein 140-like, whose protein sequence is MMMLFMAILSFVLMFYALFWEAGNLVDLPNKRLGFYNLCLWNEAAQKLQCLVYRDLEGIAVNPEIIKLAIFCAYSPMVFILFYVIFISFAEHTLERQHRTALWITPVFSATLLLVGLLLFLSQVWDWIYISDLSCAFLALVFSLVLMLLQALTAFRCLRLDRHED, encoded by the coding sequence ATGATGATGCTTTTCATGGCCATATTATCCTTTGTCCTGATGTTTTATGCCCTGTTCTGGGAAGCTGGCAACCTTGTTGATCTTCCTAACAAACGACTCGGTTTCTATAACCTCTGCCTGTGGAATGAGGCGGCTCAAAAGCTACAGTGCCTGGTGTACAGGGATCTGGAGGGCATTGCGGTCAACCCAGAAATAATAAAGTTAGCTATTTTTTGTGCATATTCACCTATGGTCTTCATCctgttttatgttattttcatCTCCTTTGCAGAGCACACTCTTGAAAGACAGCATAGGACTGCTCTTTGGATCACACCAGTCTTCAGCGCAACACTGCTGCTGGTTGGTCTTCTCTTGTTTTTGTCCCAGGTCTGGGATTGGATTTATATCTCTGACCTTAGCTGTGCCTTCCTAGCACTAGTTTTTTCTCTGGTCCTGATGCTGCTTCAGGCTCTCACTGCCTTCAGGTGCCTCAGGTTGGACAGACATGAGGACTGA
- the CYREN gene encoding cell cycle regulator of non-homologous end joining, with the protein MAAGGRRRRLLPAWMAAAELPAPPPPPAARRRRRRQAAAPRATTVYCMNEAELVEVALGALAEKLQREEAEEEAWSGSEEEQEVPPTPSKPAASAEEGSDRSPGLPSPPDAGAGAGAERTGWEDSGDDVLKYVREIFFS; encoded by the exons atggcggcgggcgggcggcggcggcgcttgtTGCCCGCCTggatggcggcggcggagctgcccgcgcccccgcctccgcccgcggctcggcggcggcggcggcggcaggcggcggcgcccAG GGCGACGACCGTGTACTGCATGAACGAGGCGGAGCTGGTGGAGGTGGCGTTGGGGGCGCTGGCCGAG AAGTTGCAACGCgaggaagcggaggaggaggcCTGGTCTGGGAGCGAAGAGGAGCAGGAGGTCCCGCCGACACCGAGCAAGCCTGCCGCCAGCGCAGAGGAGGGCAGCGACCGCAGTCCGGGCCTGCCGTCCCCTCCGGACGCCGGTGCTGGGGCTGGTGCAGAGAGGACAGGCTGGGAGGACTCGGGGGACGATGTTCTGAAATACGTTCGGGAGATCTTTTTCAGCTAG
- the LOC104145847 gene encoding transmembrane protein 140 encodes MGLLQQRCTGHLLCAVTLLEAAGALALMLYALLWEAGNLVNLPNKRVGFYNFCLWNETARELQCLEYRHLQVMGISLPVIVIARVCVYSCLVFSLFYPLFVAHVKCTEETEGWKIILIILVIKMMILSGGLGMFLFQTSHWIHPFEFTGGFMALTGTQALQLLQIFTATMYLRWATHRYPCQSPFPEEATSIEI; translated from the coding sequence ATGGGTCTGCTGCAACAGAGGTGCACTGGGCACCTGCTCTGCGCAGTGACCCTCCTGGAGGCTGCAGGGGCCTTGGCCTTAATGCTTTACGCTCTGCTGTGGGAAGCCGGGAACCTGGTCAACCTCCCCAACAAGCGCGTTGGCTTTTACAACTTCTGCCTGTGGAACGAGacagccagggagctgcagtgcctggaGTACAGGCATCTGCAGGTGATGGGCATCAGCCTACCGGTAATAGTAATAGCCAGGGTTTGCGTGTACTCTTGCCTGGTCTTCAGCCTCTTCTACCCCCTTTTTGTTGCACACGTGAAATGCACGGAGGAGACAGAAGGCTGGAAAATAATTCTCATCATACTCGTCATCAAGATGATGATCCTGTCTGGAGGCCTGGGTATGTTTCTCTTCCAGACCTCACATTGGATTCATCCCTTTGAATTCACTGGGGGCTTCATGGCACTGACTGGGACTCAGGCTCTGCAACTGCTCCAGATTTTCACTGCCACTATGTACCTCCGCTGGGCCACGCACAGGTATCCATGCCAAAGCCCTTTCCCTGAGGAGGCCACGTCCATTGAGATTTGA